TGGATTATACTTTCCTTTTTCTAATGAAATAATGGTTTGTCTAGATACACCTAGCTTTTCTGATAGTTCATCTTGTGTCATCCCAAACCCTATTCTCTTCTCTCGGACAAAATTTTTCATGCAGTATCATT
The nucleotide sequence above comes from Psychrobacillus glaciei. Encoded proteins:
- a CDS encoding helix-turn-helix transcriptional regulator, with the protein product MKNFVREKRIGFGMTQDELSEKLGVSRQTIISLEKGKYNPSITLAFKLSKLFQCSIEDLFIFEEEDKHV